In the genome of Bremerella sp. JC817, one region contains:
- a CDS encoding alkaline phosphatase family protein — translation MSDTQPSKPSISRRTLLTGAAAAAGIGALGATSYWLGGVNRVSHSFGKKVIVIGVDGMDPRLCRKLMSAGMMPNMKRMAAAGGFSNLGTSCPPQSPVAWANFINGAGPGSHGIFDFIHRHPHQQCAPFFSAAETIPGEGSIEIGDHQLQLDFWPFNHQPPETVLRRQGVPFWDFLDAQRISSVFYDLPSNYPPSPSEYGFHKCVCGMGTPDMLGSYGTYQFFSEDTPVEGLEEGGGKRSRVKFDGDSARITLVGPENSMLNRPQPVSIDIDVHRDPGSRTVLLEVQGQKIMLNAGEWSHWTKLDFALSTPRPLPTQHASGICRFYLQEAAPNFRLYVTPINVDPSAPAVQLSEPENFISDISNDLGLFYTTGFQEDHKARSNGVFDDDQFRRQATEVLEERLALFEYAVENYDDGLLFFYFSSSDLQSHMFWWDGDEDPNHPTRTSTEAASRYQYVKDLYQRLDGIIGDIYDRYGDKATIYVMSDHGFANFGRQFNVNSWLRDLGYLNPRECTSILTDCDWSRTRAYGMGINGLYLNLKGRERDGIVEPGEEQEKLTRQLIARLKGVRDYNGKQVIRNVYRSSEIYSGNATALAPDLIIGYARGYRASWETCLGELTPDVLLDNTSAWSADHCADALEVPGILCCNKPFTASDPSLVDIAPSILDDFGIATPITMTGRSIFRT, via the coding sequence ATGAGCGACACGCAACCAAGCAAACCATCGATCTCGCGTCGCACATTGTTGACGGGTGCGGCCGCGGCGGCTGGCATCGGTGCCTTGGGAGCCACTTCGTATTGGCTGGGCGGGGTGAACCGCGTCTCGCATAGCTTCGGCAAGAAGGTAATTGTGATCGGGGTCGACGGCATGGATCCGCGACTCTGTCGGAAACTGATGAGCGCGGGCATGATGCCCAACATGAAACGGATGGCTGCGGCGGGCGGCTTTAGCAACCTGGGAACCAGCTGCCCGCCGCAGAGTCCGGTTGCCTGGGCCAACTTCATCAACGGAGCTGGTCCTGGCTCGCACGGGATCTTCGATTTCATTCATCGGCATCCGCACCAGCAGTGCGCGCCGTTCTTCTCGGCGGCAGAAACGATTCCGGGCGAAGGCTCGATCGAAATCGGTGACCACCAACTGCAGCTCGACTTCTGGCCCTTCAATCATCAGCCACCTGAAACAGTCTTGCGTCGGCAGGGCGTTCCGTTCTGGGACTTCCTCGACGCCCAGCGGATTTCGTCCGTCTTCTACGACTTGCCTTCCAACTATCCGCCGAGCCCGTCGGAGTATGGCTTCCACAAGTGCGTCTGCGGGATGGGCACGCCCGACATGCTCGGTTCGTACGGAACCTACCAGTTCTTTAGCGAGGACACGCCGGTCGAAGGTCTCGAAGAAGGGGGAGGCAAGCGCAGCCGTGTGAAGTTTGATGGCGACTCGGCTCGCATCACGCTCGTTGGCCCGGAAAACAGCATGCTCAACAGGCCGCAGCCTGTCTCGATCGACATCGATGTCCATCGCGATCCTGGTTCCCGTACCGTGCTGCTGGAAGTGCAAGGTCAGAAGATCATGCTCAACGCCGGTGAATGGAGCCACTGGACGAAGCTCGACTTCGCGCTTTCAACGCCGCGTCCTTTGCCGACACAGCACGCCAGCGGGATCTGTCGCTTCTACCTGCAAGAGGCGGCGCCGAACTTTCGATTGTACGTCACGCCGATTAACGTCGACCCATCGGCCCCGGCCGTTCAGCTTTCGGAACCAGAGAACTTCATCTCGGACATCTCGAACGACCTTGGCTTGTTCTATACCACCGGTTTTCAGGAAGACCACAAGGCCCGATCGAACGGCGTCTTCGACGACGATCAGTTCCGTCGCCAGGCAACCGAAGTGCTGGAAGAACGCCTCGCGCTGTTCGAGTACGCCGTCGAGAACTACGACGACGGCTTGCTGTTCTTCTACTTCAGCAGCAGTGACCTGCAATCGCACATGTTCTGGTGGGACGGGGACGAAGATCCGAATCACCCGACCCGAACCAGCACCGAGGCCGCCAGTCGCTATCAATACGTGAAAGACCTTTACCAGCGGCTCGATGGCATCATCGGCGATATTTACGACCGCTATGGCGACAAGGCGACCATCTACGTGATGAGCGACCATGGCTTCGCCAACTTTGGTCGGCAGTTCAATGTCAACTCGTGGCTCCGCGACCTCGGCTATTTGAACCCGCGCGAATGCACGTCGATTCTGACCGACTGCGACTGGTCGCGAACGCGGGCCTATGGCATGGGGATCAATGGTCTCTACTTGAACCTCAAAGGTCGCGAACGGGACGGCATCGTCGAACCAGGCGAAGAACAGGAAAAGCTGACCCGACAGTTGATCGCCCGTCTGAAGGGGGTTCGCGATTACAACGGCAAGCAGGTCATCCGCAACGTCTACCGCTCGAGTGAGATCTATTCGGGCAATGCGACCGCATTGGCACCTGATCTGATAATTGGCTATGCCCGTGGCTATCGCGCCTCGTGGGAAACCTGTCTGGGCGAACTCACGCCTGATGTGCTACTCGACAACACTTCGGCCTGGAGCGCCGATCACTGCGCCGATGCCTTGGAAGTCCCGGGCATTCTGTGCTGCAACAAACCGTTCACGGCATCCGATCCATCGCTGGTCGACATCGCTCCGTCGATCCTCGACGACTTCGGAATCGCCACCCCGATCACCATGACTGGCCGAAGCATCTTTCGGACGTAG